The following proteins come from a genomic window of Dreissena polymorpha isolate Duluth1 chromosome 1, UMN_Dpol_1.0, whole genome shotgun sequence:
- the LOC127864183 gene encoding E3 SUMO-protein ligase ZBED1-like, whose translation MPSRTYFSETAIPDMYDQVKADVKLQLSKASSVALTTDGWTSRATESYVTITSTHISADWQIHNYALQTRELPLSHTGENIANVLKDAINEWGLPECSALVTDNAANMSVAAKLVGFQHHLGCYAHTLNLAAQKGLKINSVSRLLGQIRRIVSFFHRSTTAAAALKERSKVVGVRSVKLIQDVSTRWNSAVDMLERFLELQPAVYAALMSKEIRSKEKDVTTLTDADVTLAENVMSVLIPLRTVSTGLCKESCPTASLILPLQKKLLEQALTFNDTDTPAIRQLKQTIADDLKPRYSSASVKMFLEEVALLDPRCKTSYLSDAHGLLVSNRVISSAASLVPSVVDDPSPDSSQQKVTVLADPSEGKQISSRAGGLASFLSDVMAVQPSKPTNAVPSGLQRATEEMFQYLKCDLLGLELDPLIWWREHEGSLPLLAMLARKYLCVPATSVPSERVFSTAGDILSAQRASMDSDKVDTLIFLKKNMK comes from the exons ATGCCATCTCGTACTTATTTTAGTGAAACGGCAATCCCAGATATGTATGATCAAGTTAAAGCAGATGTAAAATTGCAGTTGTCCAAAGCCTCATCGGTGGCCTTAACCACCGATGGTTGGACCAGTCGAGCTACTGAATCGTATGTAACCATTACATCAACACACATTTCAGCTGACTGGCAAATTCATAATTATGCTCTCCAAACACGGGAACTTCCTCTAAGCCATACAGGAGAAAACATTGCCAATGTTTTGAAAGATGCTATCAATGAGTGGGGTTTGCCAGAGTGTTCCGCTTTGGTGACTGATAATGCTGCTAATATGTCGGTGGCTGCAAAACTTGTTGGCTTTCAGCATCACTTGGGCTGTTACGCACACACTCTGAATTTAGCTGCTCAAAAGGGATTGAAAATTAACAGTGTGTCACGACTGCTAGGCCAAATAAGAagaattgtgtctttttttcatcGTAGCACAACTGCAGCCGCTGCACTGAAAGAGCGTTCAAAGGTAGTTGGGGTGCGATCAGTAAAATTAATCCAAGATGTCAGTACACGATGGAACTCTGCCGTTGATATGTTAGAGCGTTTCCTGGAGTTGCAACCAGCAGTGTATGCTGCTCTCATGAGCAAAGAAATTCGTTCAAAGGAAAAGGATGTTACAACTTTAACTGATGCAGATGTGACCCTCGCTGAAAATGTAATGTCTGTTCTCATCCCCCTCAGAACAGTGTCTACAGGTCTCTGCAAAGAATCGTGTCCAACTGCGTCCCTGATTTTGCCTCTTCAAAAGAAGCTGTTAGAACAAGCCCTGACTTTCAATGACACAGACACGCCAGCAATAAGACAGCTGAAGCAGACAATTGCTGATGACCTGAAGCCAAG ATATTCCAGCGCCAGTGTGAAGATGTTTCTAGAGGAGGTTGCTTTGCTTGATCCTAGATGCAAAACATCATACTTGTCAGACGCTCATGGTCTCCTTGTAAGCAACAGGGTCATTTCTAGTGCTGCAAGTCTAGTACCTAGCGTAGTGGATGACCCTAGCCCGGACTCATCACAACAGAAAGTCACTG TTCTAGCTGACCCTAGTGAGGGAAAGCAGATTTCGAGTAGAGCAGGTGGCTTAGCATCCTTCCTGAGTGATGTCATGGCTGTTCAACCTTCAAAGCCTACCAATGCAGTTCCTTCAGGACTTCAGCGAGCTACAGAGGagatgtttcagtatttgaagtgTGATTTATTGGGTTTAGAACTTGACCCACTCATTTGGTGGAGAGAACATGAGGGTAGTTTGCCACTGTTGGCTATGCTTGCACGAAAGTATTTGTGTGTCCCAGCTACGAGTGTCCCCTCTGAGCGTGTTTTCAGCACTGCAGGGGACATTTTAAGTGCCCAGCGTGCAAGCATGGACTCGGACAAAGTGGACACGCTAATATTTCTTAAGAAAAACATGAAGTAA